TGCATTAAAATAAGATTATGTCTAGTGGGGGCGCTATATCATGACAGCAAAGAGTAAAAATAATATCAAAGTGAAATCGAGTGTTTTTAGGGCTATAATATTAATACTTACTGTGTATTTTGTTTATTTATTCTATACTCAGACCGTTAATCACGTAGATCTAATCAGTAAGAAAGACGAAATAGAGAAAGATATCAAGGAAATAAAATCAGAGATAGACGAGTTGGAAACAAAAATTTATAAATTAGATGATAAAGAACAGGTGGAGTTACTAGCAAGAGAAAGGCTAAGGTTAATTGGTTCAGATGAAATTTTGATAAATGTGAGAGAACACATGTCTGAAGAAGGAAAATCTGATTGATGGGACATAATGGTTTCTTGACGTGGTTTTTATAGTACGATATAATTAGATAAAGAATTTTTGAGGGAGGAATATTAACAGTTATGACGTTGAAAGTAGGCGGAGTAGTGGAAGGTGTCGTTAAAGGTATTACAAATTTTGGTGCTTTTGTAGAACTTCCAGGAGGACAGACAGGACTTGTACACATCTCGGAAGTAGCTGACACTTATGTTAAAGATATTCGTAAATATCTTAACGAAGAAGACAAAGTCAGAGTGAAGGTTCTAAGTATTGACGGGAAAAAAATTGGTTTATCAATTAGAAAAGTTAAAGAGAACAAAGAAAAACTTGTTTCTTTTGAAGACAAGTTGGCCAAGTTTTTAAAAGAAAGTGATGAGAAGCAAAAGGATATCAAGAAAAATGTAGAGTCTAAAAGAGGAGATAGAGACTCGAATGCGTTTTAACGTAACTATATAAAAAACTAATTTAAATAAAATATGAAAAAAAGTCCAAAAGCGCTTAAACAGCGCTTTTTTTATATTATGTGCTAGTTTTTGACATTATTATGGGGGTGATTATTATTATAAATAACACTGTGGCTGTGATAGATATTGGAAGTAATTCTATTAGGTTAATGATTGCCAAAATAGAAGGACAAAGTATTAAAGAATTAGTTAAAGAATTAGAAACGACAAGGATGGGAGAAGGATTAGGGAAAAGTGGATACATAAAACCAGATGCAACCTATAAAAGCTTAAGTGTACTTTCTCATTATCTAGATTTAATTGAAAATTATGGTGCTAAACTATGTAGTGTTATAGGAACAAGTGCTTTGCGGGAAGCAAGTAACTCAAAGGATTTCTTGAAGAAAGTAAAGCATAAATTGGGGATTGAAGTTGAAGTTATAAGTGGTACAAAAGAAGCTTTGTTAAGTGCCAAAGGTGCTTTGTATGACAAAACCCCCGAAAAATATTTAGTGTTTGACCTGGGTGGAGGAAGCCTTGAGCTAATAAATAAGGATGTAGAACTTGTTAAGAGTATTCAAATCGGCGCTGTTAAGATGTATGAGAAGTTTAGTGATTATACTGGTTATGTGGATCTAGACAAAATATATAATGAAGTAATGAAAGTTTTGGAAACTAATATTGAATATAATAAACTAGGGTTAGGTAGCAAAGAATATTTAGTGGGAGTAGGGGGCACGGCAACAACGTTTGCAATGCTTGACCAAAAATTAATACAGTACGATCATAATAAAATTCAGGAGTATTATATTAGCAATGAAAGGATATCTGAAATTACTTTAAGATTAAATAATCTTAGCTTAGAGGAAAGAAAAAAAGTAGCAGGTATGCCTAAAAACAGAGAGGATATTATTGTTTCTGGAGGAGGAGTGCTTTGGGCTTTGTTAGACTATCTATCATATGATGGTTATTATGCTAGTGATAGAGACCTGTTATACGGCATGATATTTGAAGAAATTTCAAGAAGGTTAAATACTTGACTTTGGTTAAAAAATCGGTTACAATGCATTAGCAGTAAAAAAACTTTCATCGCGGGGTGGAGCAGTCTGGCAGCTCGTCGGGCTCATAACCCGGAGGTCGCAGGTTCAAATCCTGCCCCCGCAACCAATTTAAAATATAAAAAGTCAATTAATTAAAAAAATAAAAAAAGACATAAAAAAAGAACAAATTATTTGTTCTTTTTTTATGTCTTTTTTTATTTTCGACACCAACTCGATTAAGTCAAGGACAAATTAAATCTTTTTAAAAAACTTTCGGGGCTAATATGTCGATAAAAAATTTTTTCAGGTTAAATAATTAGACAGACTTTTTTTTGATATAGCTATATAATATGCCCTACCAAATTTAAAAATTAAAGAGTAATAAAGTGCCATAATAAACTTAAAGGAGTGGATAGCTATGTCATTTAGGACGCAATCGTTAAAACCGTATCGAAGAATGTATGAACCTGAAAAAGAAGAAAAGAATAGAAGTGAACTAAAGGATAAGCTCGGTGCAAATAGTGGAAAACAGTTTGAACTTTTAAAACTATACTTAAAAGACTCAATATCCTGGTTTTATGTTTTAGGCGGGTTTTTCCTTGCCCAAAGTACACTTATTGAGGGGATCTTTCCGTTTGCTATAGCATTGGTGATTGCCCTTAAAAAAGAAAATTCTAAGTATTTTCTTCCAGGATTTTTAGGTTGCTTTGTAGGAGAGGTGATAAGGTCAGGTGTCTTTGGACTACTTACAATGACAGCTATAATTTCATCCTTAATATTGATTGATTATTTACAGGACAAGCTCAAATTTAAAAATGTAAACTGGTGGGTTGGTGTAGCTTTATTATATGCAGGTATTAATCTAGTTCCTTTAATGCCTGGAGGTATTAATAATTACCAACTTTATAGATCTATGTTTGACGCCTGCTTAATGTTGATAACGAGTGTTATATTTTGCCAGTCTATTGCTCAAATCGAGGTGCAAAAATGGCCTAAATCTAACAAAAAAGAAGAAGTAATACCACTTTCTTTTATGTTTGTGTTGATAATTTTAGGTATGGAAAGTTTGATTGTTGTAGGGCTTAGCTTACAGCACATTTTTATAAACATAATAGTTTTGATCTTTGGTTATATAGCGGGAGGAGGAATAGGGGCTGCTTCAGGAGCGATCTTAGGAAGTGCTCTAGTGTTTTCTAATCCCAATCCTGCTTTTATAGGTGCACTTACC
The Natranaerofaba carboxydovora genome window above contains:
- a CDS encoding FtsB family cell division protein; this encodes MTAKSKNNIKVKSSVFRAIILILTVYFVYLFYTQTVNHVDLISKKDEIEKDIKEIKSEIDELETKIYKLDDKEQVELLARERLRLIGSDEILINVREHMSEEGKSD
- a CDS encoding S1 RNA-binding domain-containing protein, giving the protein MTLKVGGVVEGVVKGITNFGAFVELPGGQTGLVHISEVADTYVKDIRKYLNEEDKVRVKVLSIDGKKIGLSIRKVKENKEKLVSFEDKLAKFLKESDEKQKDIKKNVESKRGDRDSNAF
- a CDS encoding Ppx/GppA phosphatase family protein, which encodes MIIIINNTVAVIDIGSNSIRLMIAKIEGQSIKELVKELETTRMGEGLGKSGYIKPDATYKSLSVLSHYLDLIENYGAKLCSVIGTSALREASNSKDFLKKVKHKLGIEVEVISGTKEALLSAKGALYDKTPEKYLVFDLGGGSLELINKDVELVKSIQIGAVKMYEKFSDYTGYVDLDKIYNEVMKVLETNIEYNKLGLGSKEYLVGVGGTATTFAMLDQKLIQYDHNKIQEYYISNERISEITLRLNNLSLEERKKVAGMPKNREDIIVSGGGVLWALLDYLSYDGYYASDRDLLYGMIFEEISRRLNT